The genomic interval TcgttttgtaaaaaatttttttaagtttgtGTAAATCATCCTttttaaattgaaaaaataaaataaaataaaataaataaaatgaaacaaacaaacaaataaataaaatgaaacaaataaataaaatgaaacaaatgaacaaaatatgtCGAATATACCgaataatcaaaataaataaaataactgaatataatataaattaacacAGCACCGTGGTTACAAAAACATCAAAAAAAAGCGCTGTTCCCCTTTGTCAAGAGTGAAATAATattgatattttatttatttatttttttttttttttacgtatgtTTGATCTCTATACATTTCTGAACATTTATACTTCTTATTTCTTCTGTACTATATTGTAAGCTATATAAACGCTACACACGTATTAGCAGATAACATATACATCATCACTTACCATACCAATAAATGTGAAactttatttaaatacatttcaaaatgttatattataacatttcTTATAACTGTTATGTTGTTCTTCTAAACCTCATGGTCATCCATTTTTACCTAGTATTCTAATGTTCGTCTTTTTAACACCTTCATCATTAGTTAAGTTTTATTTCACCAAAGTATTTGCCTGACCTTGTCAGATATATCTgtacatatgaataatatgcAAATGCATTTGCACACATGCGTATGTGTAGCTAAGGACGACTCTGCCATTACCGACTTCATATCCTTCACCGCCTCTCATTCCACTGTCCGGTACCTTTCAATTATATGTTGAATATCATCACATGGAAATATGTCCTTTCCTATCTCTTCATTCACCTTATTATGCaagttaaaaatgaattctGAAAagcttattttattatcacaATTCAGCTTGtagtttttcaaaatttgaaATAGGTCCAGTTTACATATATGACAAGGATACAAATTTgaaaaagcataaaaaaatttagtatgttttattttctcctCTTCTGTTGGCTCGTTCGGATAATTTGCGGATATGGTATGTAAAATTAGCCATGATGCTCTTCCTATTTCTTCCCTGTCAGGTGGAAAtgtgttttgtttttttgaatttttattttcataaaattttaatttcccCCTGTTGTTGCAGGAATGTTCGTAGCATTTTTCTacctccatttttttttaattttatacaatAGGCTCTTTCTTGCCTTTATTTTGCCTTCGCAAACGATTGTGAAAACGcctggaaaaaaaaaaatttaaatatcttCAAAAAGGATGTGATATGAGCGCGTACACGTAATGTACAATGTATTGCATAATGTATTGTATAATGTGATGCATAATGTGATGCATAATGTAATGTATAATGTATTGTATAATGTGATGCATAAGGTAatgtataatgtatatatatattttattttttttttccttctttgcTTTATGCAAGTACATTTTGTTCTTTCTCTCGTTACATATGTGAGGCATAACCTTTTTCTATGCTCAATTCAGGGGcgtgtatataaattttcacgTTTCCTTAAAAATTTGTGAGAGCAAAACGAACATTTCGCCTGAACAAgtcatatatacacatacaaatgtgcgcatatatatttatatatacaagcaaaatttatgtatttatgagTATGATAAAACgtgttaataataacaaaatttatgAGGATAGTAAACAAACCAACGCACTGTTAGGTACATAATTAAGTATACAAGGGTTAGCgtatcaaataataaaatgcacataaaaaaaaaaaaaataggaacagtgtaggtaaaaaaaaaatatatgaacagtgcaggtaaaaaaaaaatatatgaacagtgcaggtaaaaaaaaatatatgaacaggtaggtaaaaaaaaatatatgaacagtgtaggtaaaaaaaaaatatatgaacagtgtaggtaaaaaaaaaaatatatgaacagtgtaggtaaaaaaaaaaatatatgaacagtgtaggtaaaaaaaaaatatatgaacagtgtaggtaaaaaaaaaaaaattccttcAAAAGTTtgagaaaaggaaaaaacttGTTATAAAAACGTTGAAGCAACCGTGACAAGGTGGTTCTCTGTATTGACGCTTCTACTTTTTCGAATTGCAAAAttggtatatttttttattttttattgtatgaGGCCTAGTTCAATCTTAAAGGCGCTTATTGAGGTATACCTTCCGCATATTACAACATAACTGTATATAATGGCTTCATCTTTTTAGACACTTTTTTCCTTAACAAGTacatatcattttattagtTATTCCATATTCCGCTATATATGgcaattttataaatacgcATATGATTATATGTACCTTTTCATGATTACATAGCTCACTTCAATCCGCATGAATGATTAATGTAAATGTTGGCGTGTTGGGACATGTAGACTCAGGGAAAACAAGTTTGTGTAAATGCCTGAGTGAAACGTTAAGTACATGTGCATTAGATAAGCACAAACAAAGTCAGGAAAGAGGTATAACCATAGACCTAGGTTTTTCGtccttttatattaaaaaaaaaaatgcaagtTGTTCCGTAAGGGTGGAGAGGAGAGTAACAAAAGGAATGATGAATGGAATGATGTACGCAGTGATGAAAGGAACGATGCATGTATTGATCATGGGAAAGGGGATGGAAGTGCCCTGACCGACCTGGGAACGAATAAACAAATGATCATATCGGGAGAGAACGggttaagaaataattttattgctTCTTCAAAAAATGAACGAGATGAAGAAACAATTCAGGTATGTTTGGTCGATTGTCCTGGTCATCATTCCCTACTAAAATGCATTGTGATGGGAGCAGAAATAAcagatataatttttctagtCATTGACATAAACAAAGGAATACAAAAACAAACCATCGAGTGCTTAGTTCTTTGTGAAATAGTAAGAAgtgatattattataatattaaacaaaatagacCTAATACCAATAaatgaaagagaaaaaaaaataaaattaatgaaaaaaaaaattgaagatgCGTTGAGTAAAACTCGTTTGAggcatttaaaatattatataattagcTTGTCAGCATATATTAAGAGGGATGACAACATGAATGATGGATGTGTAGAGCGTGGTTTGTGCAATAGGGGGAAAGAAGGGATAGAAGAACAAGAAGATGAAGAAAGGAAAGAAGTGGAACTATATGTAGATGAATACAAAACGAACAATTATAAGAGAGAAAATTATATCTGCGCATCGGATGAAAAAGATGACGAAATAAATTGCAGCCCACGCAAAGGGAAAAGGACACATCTCGTTAgcaaaaatgatgaaaatactGGACCAAAAAAGTATGAGCAGAAGCATGAGCAAAAGTGTAAGAAAACGTATGAGCAAAATTATGCACAcacatatgaacaaaatagcACACGACGAAAGGAGGAAAGAAAAAGCTGTTTCGCGAATGTAGATGCTCTTATAGACCTACTGTCCAGTATCGTGAGGATACCAGTGAAGACAAAGTGCACGTATGAAgagttttattttctttttgatcATTCTTTCGATattaaaggaaaaggaaCAGCATACACAGGGACAGTGATTAGAGGAAGAATTAGAAATAACTGCAATATTGTTATATTGCCAATAAATGAAAAGGGGAAAATTAAGGAAATacaaacatttaaaaaaaaggtagaAGAAGGAACAAAAGGAGATAGACTCTCTCTTTTAATTTcgaataataatttgaaaaatacaaaaaaaatagaaagaggtataattgtttttgaaaaatcaaatatctcctatttttccatatttatttgtaaggTAAAGTTCGTtgaattttacaaaaaaaatatgaacaatgcAGAACTGCTAACCTGTATAATAGGATTTTCCTCTTCTCCTTGTTACGggtacttttttaaaaaaatggtaaatcAAAATGGCACAGCGCCAAATGCGGAAGCCAATGCGAAAGTCAATGTGGCTATCAGTGGAACGTCGAATGTAACAGTCAACTCAACTAGTCAGTCGGAAGAGTGGGGGCATAAACCATTTGATCGAAACGGACATTATGTGTTGGTTGATAAGATTAATTTCTTTACGCCGCAAAGGGACAGAGAAAGTGAAGGTAGTGAACATGGTAAAGGTAAGGATAAAAGTGAAAGAAGCGAACACGGGAAGGATGAGAGTGAAGAGGAAGAAGTCTACTTTTTAACAGTCATGAAGACGAAAATATACTGTTACACTAATGAAAagtgcatatttttaaaaaacgatGATAAGCTAAACTGCCGAATATGTGTGTATGGGCATATTATAGACATGATTGATGATGATAGGCACCATAAAAAAAGTCCatttattgttaataaaaaaccaGCTTTAAACGAATATGAAGGttttgaaaatatgaaaataatgaatgcaaaggaaaaaattggATTAATTGAAAAGGTATTTGATAATTTCACCCTGCTATGcaagaatatttttacttcGTCTAGTCAAATTACCCAATATttggataaaaaaatttatattgttaattcatcttatcaaaataataaaaatgaattcaaaatagaatatattGGTCGTATAACTAAACCTTTTGcaaaaaatggtaaattCTTTGCACAGTTTGATGAAGATATATCTCATATTGAAAAAAACTGTAAATCGTTTATCGTTCTTATCAAATATTACAAGGACATATtgacaaaaaggaaaattttcctttaatGTTATTCTTCCTGCCACTTgatttcttttcattaacAGGCGTTGCAAGAGTTAGTGCCTAATTCTGAGGGGCACTCGCTAAAAGGAATTACGTACACACAAATGTGCACACACAAATATGCACACACGAATGTGCCcgtacacatgtacatgttcatgcaaaaaaggaaaaacccACCTTTCACGGACATTTAAAAGTGTGTGTTCCCTTTTAAACTTCTCCCAGCTTGTTTTTATCCCTCCGTAGTACACTATTccaaatacataaaaatgatgCCCCTTTGAACCGCTAATGTTTATAGAACAGCGAATTTGTAATTTTGCACATtcagaaagaaaaaaaaaaaaaaaagaaaagaaaagaaatgaaatgaaaaagaagaggaaaaagaaatgaaaagaaaaagaagaggaaaaagaaatgaaaagaaaaagaagaggaaaaaacaaaagtacCATATGTTCATGCACACgcatatgaatgtatatatatatatatatgttcgcCCCCGTCCGAATTAGCAGAGTACCCTCGTTGCGTACGTCTTCTGCACAGgtccatttttataatagttCCCTTTGTTCTGCATGTTTATGTGCTGTTCTAGTAGAGCAGCCTTATTTATTAcatcctttatttttttttgccttgGCAATTCTTCATTCATGTAGAGTAAATCTTTTTCAAATTGGtttttcatcatatatatttgtgatATAAATGCATCAAACCTTGCTTTTCCATATTCTTTTTCTACATCTTCTGTTGAAAATACATGAACCTCTTCAGTTGGAGGGGACCGCCTTAATTGTGTGTCGTACAGGGCTCTCCATATGGTTTCTTCCTCTACGGGGCCTTTAGACATTATTTGAACAAAGGAGGAGGAAGTACTAGTGGAGGGATTTGTAGTATTGGAAGTGGCATCTTGCAGGGGGGTTTTAATAAATCCCCTTGCTTGGTCATCTTCTCTCGAAGTACTACTTTTCTCCGCCTTTATTTCATTGAAGAGTTGCTGCGTATTATcgaatttttcataaaatttcatttgaGCATCTTTTGTTTCCTCATATACTTGTATTAAATTTAGAGCAATTCTTTTTTCTGATATGGGCAATCTTCCGATGTCGTATACTTGTTCACTGGAtgaaatgaaagaaaatacaaaaatggaaatactTGGAAGGAAAGAAGTCAAACAAAACTTTTTCATCTTTGTGGAATGTGATTATGTTTACgagtgcttttttttttttttttcttcctcgttaataattttttttttttcttcttcctcgttaataatttttttttcttcttcttcctcgttaataatttttttttttttttttttttcaaaaatgtaaACTAATAATTCGAATCAGCATTAAGAATTAAAAGGTCAACTCATATGTGAATGGAAAAGACAAACTCAACAAACAATTTTTAAGTTGCGCATTGTATAAGTATGCTTTCACTAACACGTATTcattatatagtatataatatttatgtatatataatggaatataaaaaagggaagaaattaaagaaaaaaaaaaggaaaaaaaagactaCTATTTGTTCTTAaactttcttattttcttatgtcccattttgtgtatatacattatgtacatatgtaaaaaaaaaaaaaaaaaaaaatcattaaaaaaatgggggaaaaaaaaagaaaaaaacaaaaaaggggTGAGTCGTGATAAAGCAGTATCGACGAAGCtgcatttgtttatttagtTAGATATTTGACTATTTATCCACTTGACTGTTTATCCATTTGACTATTTATCCATTTGACTATTTATCCACTTGACTGTTTATCCATTTGACTATTTATCCATTTGACTGTTTATCCACTTGACTGTTTATCCATTTGACTATTTATCCATTTGACTGTTTATCCACTTGACTGTTTATCCATTTGACTATTTATCCATTTGACTGTTTATCCACTTGACTGTTTATCCATTTGACTATTTATCCATTTGACTGTTTATCCACTTGACTGTTTATCCATTTGACTATTTATCCATTTGACTATTTATCCATTTCACTGTTTAtccatttaattttttatttgtttcattCTTTCAAATAAACATTTGCAGGTAACGTCCCAAGGAATTTAGATCTCCTGTAACTACTGAACCTGAGAGAGCAAATTACAAGTGTGGGATTAAAAggagatgaaaaaaaaaaaaaaaaatatatacatattagtatgtatatgtacatatgtgtgtgttTATGTACACACACTGACGTAACCCCTTATATGACTCGCCTCTAACCTCCCAGTTAATAAATTTCCAACAAAGGAACCAATATACATTCCCCCTATGgcaaaaaaaggggaaattATTACTTTACTTTTAGCATCGTAGTATTTGAACTTCCTGAGGCCGTACAGAGGAAGTAATAAAAACCCTATGGAaaggattaaaaaaaatataaaaatataaaaataaaataaaaaaaaaaaaaaaaaataaacatataaataaatatgtaaacatataaataaatatgtaaacatataaataaatatgtaaacatataattaaacatgtaaataaataaatgcataaataactacataaatatatctataaat from Plasmodium brasilianum strain Bolivian I chromosome 2, whole genome shotgun sequence carries:
- a CDS encoding FAD-linked sulfhydryl oxidase ERV1, with product MEVEKCYEHSCNNRGKLKFYENKNSKKQNTFPPDREEIGRASWLILHTISANYPNEPTEEEKIKHTKFFYAFSNLYPCHICKLDLFQILKNYKLNCDNKISFSEFIFNLHNKVNEEIGKDIFPCDDIQHIIERYRTVE
- a CDS encoding selenocysteine-specific elongation factor, which translates into the protein MINVNVGVLGHVDSGKTSLCKCLSETLSTCALDKHKQSQERGITIDLEESNKRNDEWNDVRSDERNDACIDHGKGDGSALTDLGTNKQMIISGENGLRNNFIASSKNERDEETIQVCLVDCPGHHSLLKCIVMGAEITDIIFLVIDINKGIQKQTIECLVLCEIVRSDIIIILNKIDLIPINEREKKIKLMKKKIEDALSKTRLRHLKYYIISLSAYIKRDDNMNDGCVERGLCNRGKEGIEEQEDEERKEVELYVDEYKTNNYKRENYICASDEKDDEINCSPRKGKRTHLVSKNDENTGPKKYEQKHEQKCKKTYEQNYAHTYEQNSTRRKEERKSCFANVDALIDLLSSIVRIPVKTKCTYEEFYFLFDHSFDIKGKGTAYTGTVIRGRIRNNCNIVILPINEKGKIKEIQTFKKKVEEGTKGDRLSLLISNNNLKNTKKIERGIIVFEKSNISYFSIFICKVKFVEFYKKNMNNAELLTCIIGFSSSPCYGYFFKKMVNQNGTAPNAEANAKVNVAISGTSNVTVNSTSQSEEWGHKPFDRNGHYVLVDKINFFTPQRDRESEGSEHGKGKDKSERSEHGKDESEEEEVYFLTVMKTKIYCYTNEKCIFLKNDDKLNCRICVYGHIIDMIDDDRHHKKSPFIVNKKPALNEYEGFENMKIMNAKEKIGLIEKVFDNFTLLCKNIFTSSSQITQYLDKKIYIVNSSYQNNKNEFKIEYIGRITKPFAKNGKFFAQFDEDISHIEKNCKSFIVLIKYYKDILTKRKIFL